The Nitrospirota bacterium genome includes a region encoding these proteins:
- a CDS encoding CBS domain-containing protein → MSRLNSIDDLTKLRRQLKGETFIPDKNRVRICCGTACVASGSKKLVKELEAESAGKGIELEVVKTGCQGLCQKGPVMSVEPHGFFYQKVKPDDAKNLIAHTFSAGTSLRSLLYRDSIMTSPVEEVQNVPFYKKQLRIALRNNGRIDPNNIHHYLAVGGYTAAEKMFGSMTSDSVLHEIDRANLRGRGGAGFPAGKKWAHTNKSPEKTRFVIANGDEGDPGAFMDRAIMEGDPHSLLEGMLVCAYALKAHYGFIYVRHEYPLAVKNLKLAIKQAEELGLLGENILGTGFDFIVDIREGAGAFVCGESTALVASIEGERGFPRPRPPRLSEVGGGLWGYPSNLNNIETYACMPPIIEKGADWFLGIGTTTSPGTKVFAVTGKVKNTGLVEVPMGTTLREIIYDIGGGILDDKEFKAIQTGGPSGGCLPAAQLDLPVDFDSLYRVGSMMGSGGMVVLDEETCMVDVAKYFLSFTQSESCGKCPPCRVGTYQMLQILERITTGHGEHGDIQRLIDLGKLIQKGSLCGLGQSAPNPVLSTIKYFRHEYEEHIYDNYCRSNVCSNTGVFLIHQPDCIRCGLCKKACAFDAVKETKDIYTIDRQYCTKCKACYAVCPVGAVKIKKQSVVKLEEQFRIPTDKLEVLERRAKMTLKDVLSSKPMKVFTCKKDCKLADAVTLMDGNNIGSLLVVDDKENLLGIFTERDIMHCFAKKVAMNDELMGNVMTANPITLDSSVDIAVAVQLMSDKKIRHLPVTEDEKIAGMINYRDLVSYLLPEVIYMAEDM, encoded by the coding sequence ATGAGCAGACTGAACAGCATAGATGATCTGACAAAGCTGAGAAGACAACTGAAGGGAGAGACCTTTATCCCGGACAAGAACAGGGTGAGAATATGCTGCGGCACTGCCTGCGTTGCTTCCGGATCAAAAAAACTGGTGAAGGAACTCGAGGCAGAGTCAGCAGGAAAAGGCATAGAGCTTGAGGTTGTCAAGACCGGATGCCAGGGCCTCTGCCAGAAAGGTCCGGTAATGAGCGTTGAGCCGCATGGCTTTTTCTATCAGAAGGTGAAGCCGGATGATGCGAAAAATCTTATCGCACATACGTTTTCTGCCGGGACATCGCTCCGGTCTCTTTTATACAGGGATTCGATCATGACCAGTCCTGTTGAAGAGGTCCAGAATGTTCCGTTCTATAAGAAGCAGCTCAGAATAGCTCTGAGGAATAATGGCAGGATAGACCCGAACAATATTCACCATTACCTTGCAGTCGGCGGGTACACCGCCGCTGAAAAGATGTTCGGCTCCATGACCTCTGATAGCGTTCTGCATGAGATCGACAGGGCGAACCTCAGAGGAAGGGGCGGCGCGGGATTCCCTGCCGGCAAAAAGTGGGCACATACGAATAAATCCCCGGAAAAGACACGGTTTGTCATCGCAAACGGTGATGAGGGCGACCCCGGAGCATTTATGGACCGGGCGATCATGGAGGGCGATCCGCACAGTCTTCTGGAAGGCATGCTCGTCTGCGCTTATGCGCTCAAGGCACATTACGGGTTCATCTATGTCAGGCACGAATACCCCCTGGCGGTTAAGAACCTGAAATTGGCGATCAAACAGGCTGAGGAACTTGGTCTGCTTGGCGAGAATATCCTCGGAACAGGGTTTGATTTTATTGTGGATATCAGAGAGGGTGCAGGCGCGTTTGTCTGCGGCGAGTCGACCGCACTGGTCGCATCGATCGAAGGCGAGCGGGGATTCCCGCGGCCGCGGCCGCCGAGGCTCTCAGAGGTTGGAGGCGGGCTATGGGGATATCCGAGCAATCTGAACAATATCGAGACCTATGCCTGTATGCCCCCGATCATCGAGAAGGGCGCTGACTGGTTCCTGGGTATCGGCACCACGACATCGCCGGGGACCAAGGTCTTTGCGGTGACCGGCAAGGTGAAGAACACCGGACTTGTCGAAGTGCCTATGGGCACTACATTGAGAGAGATCATTTATGATATCGGCGGCGGCATCCTTGACGACAAGGAATTCAAGGCTATTCAGACAGGAGGGCCCTCCGGAGGGTGTCTGCCTGCGGCCCAGCTTGATCTGCCGGTAGATTTTGATTCGTTGTACCGGGTCGGCTCCATGATGGGGTCAGGAGGTATGGTTGTCCTTGATGAAGAGACCTGTATGGTTGATGTTGCCAAATACTTCCTCTCCTTTACCCAGTCGGAATCATGCGGCAAGTGTCCTCCCTGCAGGGTCGGCACCTATCAGATGCTGCAGATACTGGAACGCATAACGACCGGCCATGGTGAGCACGGCGATATTCAGCGCCTGATCGACCTCGGCAAGCTTATTCAGAAGGGTTCCCTCTGCGGTCTTGGCCAGAGTGCTCCCAATCCTGTCCTGAGCACGATCAAATATTTCAGGCACGAGTATGAAGAGCATATCTATGACAATTACTGCAGGTCAAATGTCTGCAGCAATACAGGGGTCTTCCTGATTCATCAGCCTGACTGCATCCGCTGCGGTCTCTGCAAAAAGGCCTGCGCCTTTGACGCAGTGAAGGAGACGAAAGACATTTACACGATCGACCGTCAGTACTGTACCAAGTGCAAGGCATGTTATGCTGTCTGCCCTGTCGGCGCGGTCAAGATCAAGAAACAGAGCGTGGTAAAACTGGAAGAACAGTTCAGGATTCCTACGGATAAATTAGAGGTCCTTGAAAGGAGGGCGAAGATGACACTGAAGGATGTATTAAGTTCCAAGCCGATGAAGGTCTTTACCTGCAAGAAGGACTGCAAGCTTGCAGATGCGGTGACGCTCATGGACGGCAACAACATCGGTTCGCTGCTGGTTGTCGACGATAAGGAGAACCTCCTCGGCATATTCACCGAGAGGGATATCATGCACTGCTTTGCCAAGAAGGTCGCGATGAACGATGAGCTCATGGGCAATGTCATGACCGCAAATCCTATAACACTTGATTCATCGGTCGATATTGCGGTCGCTGTGCAGCTCATGTCAGACAAGAAGATCAGGCACCTCCCCGTGACCGAGGATGAGAAGATCGCCGGCATGATCAACTACCGGGACCTTGTTTCCTATCTGCTCCCTGAAGTTATTTACATGGCAGAGGATATGTAG